From one Lolium rigidum isolate FL_2022 chromosome 4, APGP_CSIRO_Lrig_0.1, whole genome shotgun sequence genomic stretch:
- the LOC124708335 gene encoding peroxidase A2-like: MASSSSPFSRVSQLAVKATVLAAVCLLLHGGGGCSASAAELCVSYYDHTCPDAYKIVQGVLVEAHKSDPRIFASLIRLHFHDCFVLGCDGSLLLDTFPGFQSEKDARPNNNSARGYPVVDAAKAALEKACPGVVSCADILALAAEISVQLSGGPGWGVLLGRLDGKTSSIAGAQNLPGPFDGLKNLTLKFQAVNLDLTDLVALSGAHTFGRVKCRFVTNRLYNFSGTNQPDPTLNAAYRAFLSTRCPRNGDANSLNDLDPTTPNTFDKNYFTNLEKNRGFLDSDQQLKSDPGALTTTAPIVDRFASSQDAFFKSFAWSMIKMGNILPITDPSRGEVRKHCAFVN; this comes from the exons atggcttcttcttcctcccccttTTCTCGGGTCTCCCAGCTAGCCGTCAAGGCGACGGTCCTGGCGGCCGTctgcctcctcctccacggcggAGGCGGGTGTAGCGCATCGGCGGCGGAACTGTGCGTGAGCTACTACGACCACACGTGTCCGGATGCGTACAAGATCGTGCAGGGGGTGCTGGTGGAGGCGCACAAGTCGGACCCGCGCATCTTCGCCAGCCTCATCCGCCTCCATTTCCACGACTGCTTCGTGCTGGGCTGCGACGGCTCGCTGCTGCTGGACACCTTCCCCGGCTTCCAGTCCGAGAAGGACGCGCGCCCCAACAACAACTCAGCGCGCGGCTACCCCGTCGTCGATGCCGCCAAGGCAGCCCTTGAGAAGGCATGCCCCGGCGTcgtctcctgcgccgacatcCTCGCCCTCGCCGCCGAGATCTCCGTCCAGCTG TCCGGAGGACCCGGGTGGGGCGTGTTGCTGGGGAGGCTGGACGGCAAGACCTCCAGCATAGCCGGTGCCCAGAACCTACCCGGCCCGTTCGACGGCCTCAAGAATCTCACCCTCAAGTTCCAAGCCGTCAATCTCGACCTTACTGACCTCGTCGCTCTCTCAG GTGCTCACACTTTCGGTCGTGTGAAATGCCGGTTCGTCACGAACCGTCTGTACAACTTCAGCGGGACGAACCAGCCTGACCCGACCCTAAACGCGGCTTATCGGGCGTTCCTGTCGACGAGATGCCCAAGGAACGGCGATGCAAACTCTCTAAATGACCTTGATCCGACGACGCCCAACACCTTTGACAAGAACTACTTCACGAACCTCGAGAAAAATCGTGGCTTTCTTGACTCTGACCAACAACTCAAATCAGACCCAGGTGCATTAACAACGACAGCGCCGATTGTCGATAGGTTTGCAAGCAGCCAGGACGCATTCTTTAAGAGCTTCGCATGGTCTATGATCAAGATGGGAAACATTCTGCCAATTACAGATCCCTCCCGTGGAGAAGTCCGGAAACACTGCGCGTTTGTCAATTGA